CAGGCGTGGCTCTCGCCCAGGCTGCGGATGgagcaccacttcttgaagacCCGCGTGAGCAGCTGCGGGCCCTGGTGGCCCCAGATCCAGCCGTTGTAGTGGGCCACGAAGTCACGCATGCACAGCGCCATGAACTCGTGGTGGCGCTCGAAGGCCAGGAAGGCGCCGTTGAGGACATAGCGGGACTGCGTGCCCAGCGCGTTGGTCAGGTTCCCCAGGTTCCTGAGGACGATGAAGTCCGTGTCCAGGTAGATGCCTCCAAACTTCCACATGAGCGCGATCCTGGAGGCATCGGAGAGCACGGGCAGCACGTAGGGCTCCCACCGCCGCTGCAGGGCCGCGTACCAGGCTGCCAGGGGCGTGTCCCGAAACAGCTCCTCCAGGTCCAGCGGGAGCAGCTGCACGTTGGGGAAGCAGCCCAGAAGCGAGAGGCCCAGGTGCCGGGGCAGGGAGGCGTTCCCGCCGGGCAGCCCCTTCATCAGGACCGCCACCCGGGACTCAGGCTGGGCCCTGGCTGCTGACTCCACCGAGCACATGAACAGGAAGTTGGGGTCCGTCCGGTCGGAAGTCTCCAGGAAGAAGATGCTGCCGGGAGTGGGGGTGCCGGAGGGCGGTGTGTGGGGGACCAAGTGCGGGCAGGGTATGTCAGCAGGCAGGTTAGAGAGCTGTCCTTGGCCCCCGGGCTCTCCCACGGTGTGCCAGTAGACCATGACGGAGACCAGAAACGTGAACTTGAAGCCGATGATGAGCAGGGTGCAGACCCGCCGCCTCCGGGCACCCCGGAGCAGCCGCGGCAGGCAGTCGGGGGGCCTGGACGTCATCTCCCCGGATGACGTCAGGAGCCTCCAGCAGGAAGCGGCTGGTCTGTAAGAGACGAGCACCCCTTTCGGGCAGGCTGCTGGCATCCCTGACCCAAGAGAGACACTTCCTACAAACACCAGCCACAGCCGACGCCGGCTTCCAGAGCCCACGGGCCTGCCAGGTGCTCAGAGCCCCACCTccgtcctcatctgtaaaatgggggcagcGGGCCATGGACTGAGGTCTGAGCAGGGTCCCTTTCACTCTGTGACATACCTGTGAGCTCCCCAAGGGCTGGGCCAGCACGACCTACGACGCGAGGCCAACA
The DNA window shown above is from Physeter macrocephalus isolate SW-GA unplaced genomic scaffold, ASM283717v5 random_267, whole genome shotgun sequence and carries:
- the A4GALT gene encoding lactosylceramide 4-alpha-galactosyltransferase encodes the protein MTSRPPDCLPRLLRGARRRRVCTLLIIGFKFTFLVSVMVYWHTVGEPGGQGQLSNLPADIPCPHLVPHTPPSGTPTPGSIFFLETSDRTDPNFLFMCSVESAARAQPESRVAVLMKGLPGGNASLPRHLGLSLLGCFPNVQLLPLDLEELFRDTPLAAWYAALQRRWEPYVLPVLSDASRIALMWKFGGIYLDTDFIVLRNLGNLTNALGTQSRYVLNGAFLAFERHHEFMALCMRDFVAHYNGWIWGHQGPQLLTRVFKKWCSIRSLGESHACRGVTTLPYEAFYPIPWQNWKKYFEDISPEELSRLLNATYAVHVWNKKSQGTRFKATSRALLAQLHARYCPTTHKAMKLYL